The following coding sequences lie in one Phalacrocorax aristotelis chromosome 2, bGulAri2.1, whole genome shotgun sequence genomic window:
- the HACL1 gene encoding 2-hydroxyacyl-CoA lyase 1 — translation MASRGGADGEAVSGAQLIAESLKAQSIEYMFGIVGIPVTEIAIAVQAVGIKYVGMRNEQAACYAASAVGYLTGRPGVCLVVSGPGFLHALGGMANATMNCWPLIVIGGSSERNQETMGAFQEFPQVEAGRLYNKLSVRPSSLDVIPAVIEKAVRTSIYGRPGSCYIDIPGDFVNLQVNKSSVKYMECCLPPPVSMAEHSAVSEAASIIAHSKQPLLIIGKGAAYSRAENNIRKLVDLCGLPFLPTPMAKGVVPDNHPNCVAAARSTALQHADVIILLGARLNWILHFGLPPRFRADVNVIQIDICAEELGNNVRPAAILLGDINAVTKQLLEEFSKRPLKYPSNSEWWKRLREKITNNEKRSKGLALQKSLPMNYYTVFHHIRELIPKDCILVSEGANTMDIGRTMLPNYHPRQRLDAGTFGTMGVGLGFAIAAAMVAKDQTPEKRVICIEGDSAFGFSGMEVETICRYNLPILIIVVNNNGIYTGLDADAWKEMLKSGEPATCVPPVSLLPNSHYEEIMSAFGGKGYFVKTREELQNALKASVTDKQTPSLINVMIDPQSERKKQEFPWLTRSNL, via the exons ATGGCGTCCAGGGGCGGCGCGGACGGGGAGGCCGTCAGCGGGGCACAGCTCATCGCTGAGTCCCTCAAGGCCCAA agTATTGAATACATGTTTGGCATTGTTGGTATTCCAGTCACTGAAATCGCAATTGCAGTCCAAGCTGTTGGAATAAAATATGTAGGGATGAGAAACGAACAAGCT GCCTGTTATGCTGCATCTGCTGTTGGATATTTGACTGGCAG GCCAGGAGTATGTCTCGTAGTGTCTGGTCCAGGTTTTTTACATGCACTTGGTGGGATGGCAAATGCAACCATGAACTGCTG gCCGTTGATTGTTATTGGAGGCTCTTCTGAGAGAAATCAGGAGACCATGGGAGCTTTCCAAGAATTCCCACAG GTTGAAGCTGGTAGGCTGTACAACAAACTGTCTGTCCGCCCAAGCAGTCTGGATGTTATTCCTGCTGTTATTGAAAAG GCTGTAAGAACCAGCATATATGGTCGTCCAGGTTCCTGCTATATTGACATACCTGGGGATTTTGTGAATCTTCAGGTGAACAAGAGCTCTGTCAA GTACATGGAATGCTGCCTGCCACCTCCTGTCAGCATGGCTGAACACTCTGCTGTATCCGAAGCAGCATCTATCATTGCTCATTCCAAGCAACCTCTGCTAATCATTGGCAAAG gTGCTGCTTATTCACGTGCTGAAAACAACATCAGAAAGTTGGTTGACCTTTGTGGACTGCCTTTTTTGCCTACACCAATGGCAAAAGGAGTAGTTCCCGATAATCATCCAAATTGTGTAGCTGCAGCAAGATCAAC GGCATTACAGCATGCTGATGTAATCATCTTGCTTGGTGCAAGGCTGAACTGGATTTTGCATTTTGGTCTTCCACCGAGGTTTCGAGCAGATGTAAATGTTATTCAG ATTGATATTTGTGCAGAAGAGCTGGGGAATAACGTCAGGCCAGCTGCAATTTTATTAGGTGACATAAACGCCGTGACTAAGCAG CTCTTAGAAGAATTCAGCAAAAGACCATTGAAATATCCATCTAATTCAGAGTGGtggaagaggctgagagagaaaataacGAACAATGAGAAAAGGTCAAAG GGATTAGCATTACAGAAATCCCTGCCTATGAATTATTACACAGTCTTTCATCACATCAGAGAACTGATACCCAAGGACTGCATCTTAGTAAGTGAGGGAGCAAACACCATGGACATTGGACGAACTATGCTTCCAAATTACCATCCCCGTCAAAG GCTTGATGCAGGTACTTTTGGAACAATGGGAGTCGGACTGGGTTTTGCTATAGCAGCTGCAATGGTAGCTAAAGACCAAACACCTGAAAAGCGAGTCATCTGCATAGAGGGAGATAGTGCTTTTGGATTTTCTGGAATGGAGGTGGAGACTATTTGCAG ATACAACTTGCCAATCCTGATTATTGTAGTAAACAACAATGGGATTTACACTGGTTTGGATGCAGATGCCTGGAAGGAGATGTTAAAGTCTGGAGAACCTGCTACATG CGTACCTCCGGTTTCTCTCCTGCCAAATTCACACTATGAGGAAATTATGTCTGCCTTTGGAGGTAAAGGATACTTTGTTAAAACACGAGAAGAATTGCAAAATGCTCTGAAAGCAAGCGTTACTGACAAGCAAACACCTTCTCTTATAAATGTCATGATTGATCCACAGtctgagagaaagaaacag GAATTTCCCTGGCTGACTCGTTCTAACCTGTAG